In Helicoverpa zea isolate HzStark_Cry1AcR chromosome 3, ilHelZeax1.1, whole genome shotgun sequence, the following proteins share a genomic window:
- the LOC124646310 gene encoding SUN domain-containing ossification factor isoform X1, with protein MDCGYFTDITMKGGLCVIYTSLLTISVLSSCALFILVVSEALQGEGVDTNVDLSGLHNVSQKVGVGKQDVPGSQESPESQVAEDSKTKEDHEMIFAETLSLNSVTTEGLPDTGQPPVLISLADNAKLELRHPDELLFVNDSEEHNDTKIFSIIDGDAVEDDAEKPPEDAEKESTEPRLVVKAKPVQHETRQVEEAFQAPTVDIEIITESQIDEPKEQETENIPVKPETPQEDIPSFSEWAQKQLAEAEKKDTVLNHSSQPSHSNTNFSSKSTKLRSKNYASLACGAKIVAVNPEAGSASSILSPNRDEYMLNTCNSRIWFVVELCEAVQAQKIEIANFELFSSTPKDIAVYFSDRFPTRDWASVGQFAAQDMRDVQSFDLYPHLFGKFIKVEMLSHHGSEHYCPVSLFKVYGTSEFEVLEKENSQHPAHIDEDEDDEIIDVPDIPAAETEPSKNLFGSARDAVMSIMKKAAQALVKTEVPKNVSLEHNDTSTDETYKRCCSPSHIIVCDNCSETLYNEVYELISCSSDKLVSLVRQVFLRETLKCTGICQQYGLDFKSTKTIEFSDERVAYMNALFPRKYLAALCNILAIKEKKVVLNTSFETELNVTMNVTVDESPQAVSSETNSELEVKLVPDKSTASDDEKANETTLSEEKTTTEATPEGTAVPVELPREQHESADEKIEELPTTEEKPVQEAPEPTPEIDKTTETVVEENKDIVQKFDPKYVKVEVVTEKPKENNIVEEVVDPIIIDNENFMSDFDQMAVDPTPSAGMPSSQNQNQGQATLQKESVFLRLSNRVKTLERNMSLSGQYLEELSRRYKKQVEEMQKTFEKTVQQMTEERRKSNEREQKYLEQMTSLQEQMGQMAAAMHILMEERDSWFGNINFFKFVVFQTIIFAIAFYFFSRRRKPEPVIIPVIKKSKKKQDRFRRKSVEGVSGHETPSAKKRRPSEEALQIARQSTEEMIRDEEDGEWQIARKNRRRKTSIIHRAGEMESKEWTRPDSIGKLQDNPIPLDEEEFFAPVTEPKEFSESDASNPPKRELPKTNGSFFNNLKTKTMKTRRLSSPAFLRTLSRQSSRSTPSPVVRTIEPVFNGNMNKKAASESPTGSLWSESTEISQNGQPENENSGSKKKKSLKNILKKVF; from the exons ATTACCTGACACCGGGCAGCCTCCAGTGCTCATATCGCTAGCAGACAACGCCAAATTGGAATTGAGGCATCCAGACGAACTTCTGTTCGTCAACGACTCGGAGGAACACAATGACACCAAGATATTCTCCATCATCGACGGCGACGCCGTTGAAGATGACGCAGAGAAACCACCGGAAGACGCGGAGAAGGAAAGCACTGAACCACGGCTCGTCGTCAAAGCCAAGCCCGTGCAGCATGAGACCAGGCAGGTAGAGGAAGCATTTCAAGCGCCGACGGTGGACATAGAAATCATCACAGAATCTCAAATCGACGAACCGAAAGAACAAGAAACAGAAAACATTCCAGTCAAACCAGAAACACCACAAGAGGACATACCCTCGTTCTCAGAGTGGGCACAGAAACAGCTGGCCGAAGCCGAGAAAAAAGACACAGTACTAAACCACTCGAGTCAACCTAGTCATAGTAATACGAATTTTAGTAGTAAAAGCACTAAATTGCGATCGAAGAACTACGCttcgctcgcgtgcggcgccaAGATCGTGGCCGTGAACCCCGAGGCCGGCTCCGCCAGCTCCATCCTGTCGCCCAACAGGGACGAGTACATGCTCAACACCTGCAACAGCCGCATCTGGTTCGTCGTCGAGCTCTGCGAGGCTGTGCAGGCGCAGAAGATTGAAATAGCCAACTTCGAGCTATTTTCCTCTACCCCCAAAGATATCGCTGTATATTTCAGCGACCGGTTCCCTACGAGGGACTGGGCCAGCGTCGGCCAGTTCGCGGCGCAAGACATGAGAGACGTGCAGAGTTTTGATCTTTACCCGCATTTATTTGGAAAATTTATCAAAGTTGAGATGCTCTCTCACCACGGGTCCGAGCACTACTGCCCGGTATCCCTCTTCAAAGTGTACGGCACGTCAGAATTCGAAGTTTTAGAAAAGGAGAACTCGCAGCATCCCGCTCACATTGACGAGGATGAGGATGACGAAATAATAGACGTGCCAGACATTCCTGCTGCCGAAACAGAACCCTCCAAGAATCTGTTCGGCTCTGCGAGAGACGCAGTGATGTCAATCATGAAGAAAGCGGCACAAGCGCTGGTGAAAACTGAAGTTCCTAAAAACGTATCCTTAGAACACAACGATACGTCGACAGACGAAACGTACAAACGGTGTTGTTCGCCCAGCCATATTATAGTGTGTGATAATTGCAGTGAGACGCTTTACAATGAAGTGTACGAACTAATTAGCTGTAGCTCGGACAAGTTAGTGAGTTTAGTGCGTCAGGTGTTCCTCCGCGAGACTTTGAAGTGTACCGGCATCTGCCAGCAGTACGGACTAGATTTTAAAAGTACAAAGACAATAGAGTTTAGTGATGAACGCGTCGCTTATATGAATGCTTTGTTCCCTCGAAAATATTTAGCCGCCCTCTGTAATATCTTAGctattaaagaaaagaaagttGTTTTAAACACAAGTTTTGAAACAGAACTGAATGTTACCATGAATGTAACTGTTGATGAGTCACCGCAAGCCGTAAGCAGTGAGACGAATTCAGAGCTAGAAGTGAAATTAGTTCCAGATAAAAGTACAGCTTCTGATGATGAAAAAGCTAATGAGACCACTCTTTCGGAAGAGAAAACAACGACGGAAGCTACACCTGAAGGTACGGCTGTTCCCGTGGAGTTGCCGAGAGAGCAGCATGAGTCAGCTGATGAGAAGATCGAAGAACTTCCTACGACTGAAGAGAAGCCAGTGCAAGAGGCGCCAGAACCGACGCCAGAAATAGACAAGACCACTGAAACAGTCGtagaagaaaataaagatatCGTTCAAAAATTTGATCCTAAGTATGTGAAAGTTGAAGTTGTCACAGAGAAACCAAAAGAGAATAACATTGTTGAAGAAGTTGTTGATCCCATAATCATAGATAATGAGAACTTTATGTCAGACTTCGATCAGATGGCGGTGGACCCGACGCCCTCCGCCGGCATGCCCTCGTCGCAGAATCAGAATCAGGGGCAGGCGACGCTGCAGAAGGAATCTGTCTTCCTGCGGCTTTCTAACAGAGTGAAG ACGCTGGAGCGCAACATGTCTCTATCGGGGCAATACCTCGAGGAGCTGAGCAGGCGTTACAAGAAACAAGTGGAAGAAATGCAGAAGACCTTCGAGAAAACCGTGCAGCAGATGACTGAGGAGCGACGCAAGAGCAACGAGCGAGAACAGAAATACCTGGAGCAGATGACCAGCCTCCAGGAACAGATGGGACAAATGGCAGCAGCCATGCATATCCTCATGGAGGAACGAGACAGCTGGTTCGGCAACATCAACTTCTTCAAATTCGTCGTGTTCCAAACAATAATATTCGCTATAGCGTTCTACTTCTTCTCCAGAAGACGGAAACCAGAACCCGTCATCATACCAGTAATAAAAAAGTCCAAAAAGAAACAAGACAGGTTCAGGAGAAAATCCGTGGAAGGTGTCAGTGGGCATGAGACTCCGTCGGCGAAGAAACGCCGTCCTAGCGAGGAGGCCTTGCAAATTGCTAGACAGTCTACCGAAGAGATGATTAGAGATGAAGAAGACGGCGAGTGGCAAATCGCTCGCAAAAATAGAAGAAGAAAGACATCTATAATACATAGAGCAGGTGAAATGGAATCCAAAGAGTGGACACGGCCAGATAGCATTGGCAAGCTTCAGGATAATCCCATACCATTAGACGAAGAGGAATTCTTCGCGCCAGTGACCGAACCTAAAGAATTCAGTGAAAGTGACGCTTCCAATCCGCCTAAGCGAGAATTACCAAAAACGAATGGTTCATTCTTCAACAATTTGAAGACAAAGACTATGAAAACGCGACGGTTGTCGTCGCCAGCGTTCCTGAGGACATTGAGCAGACAGAGTAGCAGGAGTACTCCCAGCCCAGTCGTCAGGACGATAGAGCCAGTGTTCAACGGCAACATGAACAAGAAAGCTGCGTCGGAGTCGCCCACGGGCAGCTTGTGGTCGGAATCCACGGAAATATCACAGAACGGACAACCAGAAAACGAGAACAGTGGTAGCAAAAAGAAGAAAAGTCTTAAGAACATACTGAAGAAAGTGTTTTGA
- the LOC124646310 gene encoding SUN domain-containing ossification factor isoform X2: protein MSPARALLAALLICQLLSYGGHQGLTKIFCTLPDTGQPPVLISLADNAKLELRHPDELLFVNDSEEHNDTKIFSIIDGDAVEDDAEKPPEDAEKESTEPRLVVKAKPVQHETRQVEEAFQAPTVDIEIITESQIDEPKEQETENIPVKPETPQEDIPSFSEWAQKQLAEAEKKDTVLNHSSQPSHSNTNFSSKSTKLRSKNYASLACGAKIVAVNPEAGSASSILSPNRDEYMLNTCNSRIWFVVELCEAVQAQKIEIANFELFSSTPKDIAVYFSDRFPTRDWASVGQFAAQDMRDVQSFDLYPHLFGKFIKVEMLSHHGSEHYCPVSLFKVYGTSEFEVLEKENSQHPAHIDEDEDDEIIDVPDIPAAETEPSKNLFGSARDAVMSIMKKAAQALVKTEVPKNVSLEHNDTSTDETYKRCCSPSHIIVCDNCSETLYNEVYELISCSSDKLVSLVRQVFLRETLKCTGICQQYGLDFKSTKTIEFSDERVAYMNALFPRKYLAALCNILAIKEKKVVLNTSFETELNVTMNVTVDESPQAVSSETNSELEVKLVPDKSTASDDEKANETTLSEEKTTTEATPEGTAVPVELPREQHESADEKIEELPTTEEKPVQEAPEPTPEIDKTTETVVEENKDIVQKFDPKYVKVEVVTEKPKENNIVEEVVDPIIIDNENFMSDFDQMAVDPTPSAGMPSSQNQNQGQATLQKESVFLRLSNRVKTLERNMSLSGQYLEELSRRYKKQVEEMQKTFEKTVQQMTEERRKSNEREQKYLEQMTSLQEQMGQMAAAMHILMEERDSWFGNINFFKFVVFQTIIFAIAFYFFSRRRKPEPVIIPVIKKSKKKQDRFRRKSVEGVSGHETPSAKKRRPSEEALQIARQSTEEMIRDEEDGEWQIARKNRRRKTSIIHRAGEMESKEWTRPDSIGKLQDNPIPLDEEEFFAPVTEPKEFSESDASNPPKRELPKTNGSFFNNLKTKTMKTRRLSSPAFLRTLSRQSSRSTPSPVVRTIEPVFNGNMNKKAASESPTGSLWSESTEISQNGQPENENSGSKKKKSLKNILKKVF, encoded by the exons ATGTCGCCGGCGCGCGCGCTGCTGGCGGCCCTGTTAATATGTCAACTGCTGTCGTACGGTGGCCACCAAGGACTCACCAAGATATTTTGCAC ATTACCTGACACCGGGCAGCCTCCAGTGCTCATATCGCTAGCAGACAACGCCAAATTGGAATTGAGGCATCCAGACGAACTTCTGTTCGTCAACGACTCGGAGGAACACAATGACACCAAGATATTCTCCATCATCGACGGCGACGCCGTTGAAGATGACGCAGAGAAACCACCGGAAGACGCGGAGAAGGAAAGCACTGAACCACGGCTCGTCGTCAAAGCCAAGCCCGTGCAGCATGAGACCAGGCAGGTAGAGGAAGCATTTCAAGCGCCGACGGTGGACATAGAAATCATCACAGAATCTCAAATCGACGAACCGAAAGAACAAGAAACAGAAAACATTCCAGTCAAACCAGAAACACCACAAGAGGACATACCCTCGTTCTCAGAGTGGGCACAGAAACAGCTGGCCGAAGCCGAGAAAAAAGACACAGTACTAAACCACTCGAGTCAACCTAGTCATAGTAATACGAATTTTAGTAGTAAAAGCACTAAATTGCGATCGAAGAACTACGCttcgctcgcgtgcggcgccaAGATCGTGGCCGTGAACCCCGAGGCCGGCTCCGCCAGCTCCATCCTGTCGCCCAACAGGGACGAGTACATGCTCAACACCTGCAACAGCCGCATCTGGTTCGTCGTCGAGCTCTGCGAGGCTGTGCAGGCGCAGAAGATTGAAATAGCCAACTTCGAGCTATTTTCCTCTACCCCCAAAGATATCGCTGTATATTTCAGCGACCGGTTCCCTACGAGGGACTGGGCCAGCGTCGGCCAGTTCGCGGCGCAAGACATGAGAGACGTGCAGAGTTTTGATCTTTACCCGCATTTATTTGGAAAATTTATCAAAGTTGAGATGCTCTCTCACCACGGGTCCGAGCACTACTGCCCGGTATCCCTCTTCAAAGTGTACGGCACGTCAGAATTCGAAGTTTTAGAAAAGGAGAACTCGCAGCATCCCGCTCACATTGACGAGGATGAGGATGACGAAATAATAGACGTGCCAGACATTCCTGCTGCCGAAACAGAACCCTCCAAGAATCTGTTCGGCTCTGCGAGAGACGCAGTGATGTCAATCATGAAGAAAGCGGCACAAGCGCTGGTGAAAACTGAAGTTCCTAAAAACGTATCCTTAGAACACAACGATACGTCGACAGACGAAACGTACAAACGGTGTTGTTCGCCCAGCCATATTATAGTGTGTGATAATTGCAGTGAGACGCTTTACAATGAAGTGTACGAACTAATTAGCTGTAGCTCGGACAAGTTAGTGAGTTTAGTGCGTCAGGTGTTCCTCCGCGAGACTTTGAAGTGTACCGGCATCTGCCAGCAGTACGGACTAGATTTTAAAAGTACAAAGACAATAGAGTTTAGTGATGAACGCGTCGCTTATATGAATGCTTTGTTCCCTCGAAAATATTTAGCCGCCCTCTGTAATATCTTAGctattaaagaaaagaaagttGTTTTAAACACAAGTTTTGAAACAGAACTGAATGTTACCATGAATGTAACTGTTGATGAGTCACCGCAAGCCGTAAGCAGTGAGACGAATTCAGAGCTAGAAGTGAAATTAGTTCCAGATAAAAGTACAGCTTCTGATGATGAAAAAGCTAATGAGACCACTCTTTCGGAAGAGAAAACAACGACGGAAGCTACACCTGAAGGTACGGCTGTTCCCGTGGAGTTGCCGAGAGAGCAGCATGAGTCAGCTGATGAGAAGATCGAAGAACTTCCTACGACTGAAGAGAAGCCAGTGCAAGAGGCGCCAGAACCGACGCCAGAAATAGACAAGACCACTGAAACAGTCGtagaagaaaataaagatatCGTTCAAAAATTTGATCCTAAGTATGTGAAAGTTGAAGTTGTCACAGAGAAACCAAAAGAGAATAACATTGTTGAAGAAGTTGTTGATCCCATAATCATAGATAATGAGAACTTTATGTCAGACTTCGATCAGATGGCGGTGGACCCGACGCCCTCCGCCGGCATGCCCTCGTCGCAGAATCAGAATCAGGGGCAGGCGACGCTGCAGAAGGAATCTGTCTTCCTGCGGCTTTCTAACAGAGTGAAG ACGCTGGAGCGCAACATGTCTCTATCGGGGCAATACCTCGAGGAGCTGAGCAGGCGTTACAAGAAACAAGTGGAAGAAATGCAGAAGACCTTCGAGAAAACCGTGCAGCAGATGACTGAGGAGCGACGCAAGAGCAACGAGCGAGAACAGAAATACCTGGAGCAGATGACCAGCCTCCAGGAACAGATGGGACAAATGGCAGCAGCCATGCATATCCTCATGGAGGAACGAGACAGCTGGTTCGGCAACATCAACTTCTTCAAATTCGTCGTGTTCCAAACAATAATATTCGCTATAGCGTTCTACTTCTTCTCCAGAAGACGGAAACCAGAACCCGTCATCATACCAGTAATAAAAAAGTCCAAAAAGAAACAAGACAGGTTCAGGAGAAAATCCGTGGAAGGTGTCAGTGGGCATGAGACTCCGTCGGCGAAGAAACGCCGTCCTAGCGAGGAGGCCTTGCAAATTGCTAGACAGTCTACCGAAGAGATGATTAGAGATGAAGAAGACGGCGAGTGGCAAATCGCTCGCAAAAATAGAAGAAGAAAGACATCTATAATACATAGAGCAGGTGAAATGGAATCCAAAGAGTGGACACGGCCAGATAGCATTGGCAAGCTTCAGGATAATCCCATACCATTAGACGAAGAGGAATTCTTCGCGCCAGTGACCGAACCTAAAGAATTCAGTGAAAGTGACGCTTCCAATCCGCCTAAGCGAGAATTACCAAAAACGAATGGTTCATTCTTCAACAATTTGAAGACAAAGACTATGAAAACGCGACGGTTGTCGTCGCCAGCGTTCCTGAGGACATTGAGCAGACAGAGTAGCAGGAGTACTCCCAGCCCAGTCGTCAGGACGATAGAGCCAGTGTTCAACGGCAACATGAACAAGAAAGCTGCGTCGGAGTCGCCCACGGGCAGCTTGTGGTCGGAATCCACGGAAATATCACAGAACGGACAACCAGAAAACGAGAACAGTGGTAGCAAAAAGAAGAAAAGTCTTAAGAACATACTGAAGAAAGTGTTTTGA
- the LOC124646311 gene encoding eEF1A lysine and N-terminal methyltransferase homolog isoform X2, whose protein sequence is MNLLPKSHKEFSEKDYWNKFFKKRGNKAFEWYGEYLELCGQLHKYIKPKDAILITGCGNSSLSADLYDVGYENITNIDVSEVAIKQMNSINSHRINMKFLCMDALNTTFSDEEFNVVLDKGTLDALMPDDSEETQKTIDKYFAEIKRVLKLGGRFVCISLLQSHISSKLLETFCDKSWMFRVVRCHEAEERNAENADGPTLPVFVVVATKFKAMPQLILELCLAGEKMQRLQTPEELKTYVKSAQDAAFVTNGLAKTSLDEDNEVSLDLMQPGEDTPRYTLYVVDQKRSQAINKYAVFIVPQGRESEWLFGTPAGRRQLQDSARFGRLVVAVLRRGHKFESLDAVKEELAHAAKMLIPYGLTGQIPFLSLGSDVGRRVKVFEGSSTFSGDFVVEDVDVDGATHRRLVFLDNQFLVQSEAKLKIKRKNKTKLVVDFGHISLYHSFMCVGVQIARSPTTNVAVLGLGGGSLCMFLRKCYDNLKVTAVDLDPAMLEVAKNHFELQTDEKLEVQIKDGLDFLKDEVKNGNRYEAVMFDMDSKDRTVGLSCPPRQFLDNQVLDDVKKILTDDGHFILNLVCRDVELQQSIMDTLKRHFKHLTSVKLYEEVNEIIFASNSTKLYNADDFDKAVRELNACARNKKLVDIRCVDLKDFMQSLTIIS, encoded by the exons ATGAATCTACTACCCAAAAGCCACAAGGAATTCAGTGAAAAGGACTACTGGAACAAATTCTTCAAAAAACGCGGCAACAAGGCATTCGAGTG GTATGGCGAGTACTTGGAGTTGTGTGGACAGTTACACAAGTATATCAAGCCAAAGGATGCGATACTTATAACAGGATGCGGTAATTCAAGCCTCAGCGCGGACCTCTACGACGTTGGATATGAAAACATCACAAATATAGACGTTTCAGAAGTAGCTATCAAGCAAATGAACTCCATAAATTCTCACAGAATAAACATGAAATTCCTTTGTATGGATGCTTTGAACACAACTTTCTCTGATGAGGAATTTAACGTAGTTTTAGATAAAGGTACATTAGACGCGCTCATGCCTGACGATTCGGAAGAAACGCAAAAGACCATAGACAAGTACTTTGCTGAAATCAAAAGAGTTCTAAAGCTTGGAGGTCGGTTTGTGTGCATATCTTTGCTTCAGAGTCATATTTCAAGTAAGTTGTTGGAGACGTTTTGTGATAAGTCATGGATGTTCCGAGTGGTGAGATGCCATGAAGCTGAAGAGAGGAATGCTGAAAACGCTGATGGACCTACACTACCTgtatttgttgttgttgctaCAAAGTTCAAGGCAATGCCACAATTa ATATTAGAATTATGCTTGGCCGGTGAAAAGATGCAGAGACTACAGACCCCTGAAGAGTTGAAGACCTATGTGAAGTCAGCTCAGGATGCTGCATTTGTTACCAATGGACTTGCCAAAACTAGCCTGGATGAAGACAATGAG gTATCTCTGGACCTGATGCAGCCAGGAGAAGACACGCCGCGGTACACTCTGTATGTGGTAGACCAGAAGCGTTCGCAGGCCATCAACAAGTATGCAGTCTTCATTGTACCACAGGGCAG AGAATCAGAGTGGTTATTCGGCACGCCGGCCGGTCGGCGTCAGCTGCAGGACTCAGCACGGTTCGGCAGACTAGTGGTGGCGGTGCTGCGGAGAGGACACAAGTTCGAATCACTAGACGCCGTGAAAGAAGAGCTCGCTCACGCCGCTAAGATGCTTATACCTTATGGGTTGACGGGACAG ATCCCGTTCCTCTCACTAGGCAGCGACGTGGGCCGTCGAGTCAAGGTGTTCGAGGGTAGCTCCACCTTCTCTGGCGACTTCGTGGTTGAGGACGTGGATGTGGACGGAGCTACTCACAGGAGGCTCGTCTTCCTTGACAACCAGTTCCTCGTCCAGTCCGAGGCTAAGTTGAAGA TAAAAAGGAAAAACAAGACCAAGCTCGTGGTAGATTTCGGCCACATATCACTCTACCACTCTTTCATGTGTGTGGGAGTTCAAATCGCTAGGTCACCTACCACCAACGTAGCTGTCTTGGGTCTAGGCGGAGGCAGTCTCTGCATGTTCCTGAGGAAATGCTACGATAATCTCAAGGTCACGGCAGTTGACCTTGACCCAGCGATGTTAGAAGTCGCCAAGAATCATTTTGAGTTGCAGACTGATGAGAAGTTGGAAGTCCAGATTAAAGATGGCTTGGATTTCTTGAAGGATGAGGTTAAGAATG GTAACCGCTACGAGGCAGTAATGTTCGACATGGACAGCAAGGACCGCACGGTGGGGCTGTCGTGTCCTCCGCGCCAGTTCCTCGACAACCAAGTGCTAGATGATGTCAAGAAAATACTTACGGATGATG GCCACTTCATCTTAAACTTAGTCTGCCGTGACGTAGAACTCCAGCAATCTATAATGGACACGTTAAAACGCCACTTCAAGCATTTAACATCCGTCAAATTGTATGAAGAAgtcaatgaaataatatttgctAGCAATAGTACTAAGTTATATAATGCCGATGATTTTGACAAAGCTGTGAGAGAGTTAAACGCATGTGCTCGGAATAAGAAACTTGTAGATATCAGATGTGTGGACTTGAAAGATTTTATGCAGTCATTAACTATTATttcataa
- the LOC124646311 gene encoding eEF1A lysine and N-terminal methyltransferase homolog isoform X1 produces the protein MNLLPKSHKEFSEKDYWNKFFKKRGNKAFEWYGEYLELCGQLHKYIKPKDAILITGCGNSSLSADLYDVGYENITNIDVSEVAIKQMNSINSHRINMKFLCMDALNTTFSDEEFNVVLDKGTLDALMPDDSEETQKTIDKYFAEIKRVLKLGGRFVCISLLQSHISSKLLETFCDKSWMFRVVRCHEAEERNAENADGPTLPVFVVVATKFKAMPQLILELCLAGEKMQRLQTPEELKTYVKSAQDAAFVTNGLAKTSLDEDNEVSLDLMQPGEDTPRYTLYVVDQKRSQAINKYAVFIVPQGRESEWLFGTPAGRRQLQDSARFGRLVVAVLRRGHKFESLDAVKEELAHAAKMLIPYGLTGQIPFLSLGSDVGRRVKVFEGSSTFSGDFVVEDVDVDGATHRRLVFLDNQFLVQSEAKLKSVKRKNKTKLVVDFGHISLYHSFMCVGVQIARSPTTNVAVLGLGGGSLCMFLRKCYDNLKVTAVDLDPAMLEVAKNHFELQTDEKLEVQIKDGLDFLKDEVKNGNRYEAVMFDMDSKDRTVGLSCPPRQFLDNQVLDDVKKILTDDGHFILNLVCRDVELQQSIMDTLKRHFKHLTSVKLYEEVNEIIFASNSTKLYNADDFDKAVRELNACARNKKLVDIRCVDLKDFMQSLTIIS, from the exons ATGAATCTACTACCCAAAAGCCACAAGGAATTCAGTGAAAAGGACTACTGGAACAAATTCTTCAAAAAACGCGGCAACAAGGCATTCGAGTG GTATGGCGAGTACTTGGAGTTGTGTGGACAGTTACACAAGTATATCAAGCCAAAGGATGCGATACTTATAACAGGATGCGGTAATTCAAGCCTCAGCGCGGACCTCTACGACGTTGGATATGAAAACATCACAAATATAGACGTTTCAGAAGTAGCTATCAAGCAAATGAACTCCATAAATTCTCACAGAATAAACATGAAATTCCTTTGTATGGATGCTTTGAACACAACTTTCTCTGATGAGGAATTTAACGTAGTTTTAGATAAAGGTACATTAGACGCGCTCATGCCTGACGATTCGGAAGAAACGCAAAAGACCATAGACAAGTACTTTGCTGAAATCAAAAGAGTTCTAAAGCTTGGAGGTCGGTTTGTGTGCATATCTTTGCTTCAGAGTCATATTTCAAGTAAGTTGTTGGAGACGTTTTGTGATAAGTCATGGATGTTCCGAGTGGTGAGATGCCATGAAGCTGAAGAGAGGAATGCTGAAAACGCTGATGGACCTACACTACCTgtatttgttgttgttgctaCAAAGTTCAAGGCAATGCCACAATTa ATATTAGAATTATGCTTGGCCGGTGAAAAGATGCAGAGACTACAGACCCCTGAAGAGTTGAAGACCTATGTGAAGTCAGCTCAGGATGCTGCATTTGTTACCAATGGACTTGCCAAAACTAGCCTGGATGAAGACAATGAG gTATCTCTGGACCTGATGCAGCCAGGAGAAGACACGCCGCGGTACACTCTGTATGTGGTAGACCAGAAGCGTTCGCAGGCCATCAACAAGTATGCAGTCTTCATTGTACCACAGGGCAG AGAATCAGAGTGGTTATTCGGCACGCCGGCCGGTCGGCGTCAGCTGCAGGACTCAGCACGGTTCGGCAGACTAGTGGTGGCGGTGCTGCGGAGAGGACACAAGTTCGAATCACTAGACGCCGTGAAAGAAGAGCTCGCTCACGCCGCTAAGATGCTTATACCTTATGGGTTGACGGGACAG ATCCCGTTCCTCTCACTAGGCAGCGACGTGGGCCGTCGAGTCAAGGTGTTCGAGGGTAGCTCCACCTTCTCTGGCGACTTCGTGGTTGAGGACGTGGATGTGGACGGAGCTACTCACAGGAGGCTCGTCTTCCTTGACAACCAGTTCCTCGTCCAGTCCGAGGCTAAGTTGAAGAGTG TAAAAAGGAAAAACAAGACCAAGCTCGTGGTAGATTTCGGCCACATATCACTCTACCACTCTTTCATGTGTGTGGGAGTTCAAATCGCTAGGTCACCTACCACCAACGTAGCTGTCTTGGGTCTAGGCGGAGGCAGTCTCTGCATGTTCCTGAGGAAATGCTACGATAATCTCAAGGTCACGGCAGTTGACCTTGACCCAGCGATGTTAGAAGTCGCCAAGAATCATTTTGAGTTGCAGACTGATGAGAAGTTGGAAGTCCAGATTAAAGATGGCTTGGATTTCTTGAAGGATGAGGTTAAGAATG GTAACCGCTACGAGGCAGTAATGTTCGACATGGACAGCAAGGACCGCACGGTGGGGCTGTCGTGTCCTCCGCGCCAGTTCCTCGACAACCAAGTGCTAGATGATGTCAAGAAAATACTTACGGATGATG GCCACTTCATCTTAAACTTAGTCTGCCGTGACGTAGAACTCCAGCAATCTATAATGGACACGTTAAAACGCCACTTCAAGCATTTAACATCCGTCAAATTGTATGAAGAAgtcaatgaaataatatttgctAGCAATAGTACTAAGTTATATAATGCCGATGATTTTGACAAAGCTGTGAGAGAGTTAAACGCATGTGCTCGGAATAAGAAACTTGTAGATATCAGATGTGTGGACTTGAAAGATTTTATGCAGTCATTAACTATTATttcataa